One window from the genome of Hippoglossus hippoglossus isolate fHipHip1 chromosome 10, fHipHip1.pri, whole genome shotgun sequence encodes:
- the map7d3 gene encoding MAP7 domain-containing protein 2 isoform X15: protein MAEGASTLKGLRSQMAAAAQAQAEERRSQTGNSPGPTTNTSAKPQGCRPVLDGASLRIDDRLRVAKERREEAERQQALRESQIMERERKAKLQVERQMEERQKKVEEQRKKEEQKRQAVEEKRKQKQEEEKEHYEAVMRRTLERSQRVEQRQKRWSWGGLSTDSDGRTARKSPASTVDGGVLSRLLTPTQASLARSKSAAALSAEGTDAPECHLCPRSASATPLHPPRGPVRSRSIDRQKSGMTTSVSADGALDPSLKDKQLTSPAGQRPASPSTTLGRNRSPSPAPSPAPKRTPSPAASKPSSKTRPSSPGAMKQRPPSPQPTSTKPPPIQKPALTPTGPPTLRKRDSKSKDLCPVQALSPQSSDNSKTKDKDDSKGSTGTNSAAEAAKILAENRRLMREQKEKEELLRIQKEEEDKLKKEEEERLAEEARLKRVEEEKKLAEERKVIEEEEALMAEEERVRLAEEEAVKQAELQKEREEAEAKALVEAEKVRQERDRVMQQNQQERMERKKRIEEIMKRTRKGDPNDKRDDDKCSQDNEDNEDNDDDDVDSNYETNDMDDIAMEADKYDECGLSCEPVNIREEALGRVNGKPETDDKENNNGISTDETQAISPVPKGRHVEGSEFLNEQDSAKVGLIPGRNGKSNQWSFEELIDLNVHSKTPLIAAEDCNQVLINCDGSSDGTRVAFEDKGTPVNPLHSSNQPIETLSEM from the exons ATGGCGGAGGGCGCTTCGACTCTCAAAGGCTTGCGATCCCAGATGG ctgcagctgcacaggcCCAAGCAGAGGAGCGGCGCAGCCAGACAGGAAATAGTCCAGGACCTACAACTAACACATCAGCTAAACCTCAGGGGTGTAGACCAG tCCTCGACGGTGCTTCTCTTAGAATAGACGACCGACTGCGAGTGGCAAAAGAGAGgcgagaggaggcagagagacaacagG ctTTGCGAGAGTCTCAGATTATGGAGCGGGAGCGTAAAGCCAAGCTGCAAGTGGAGCGTCAGATGGAGGAGCGTCAGAAAAAGGTTGAGGAACAGCGAAAGAAGGAGGAGCAGAAACGACaggctgtggaggagaagaggaagcagaaacaggaagaggaaaag gagcacTACGAGGCAGTGATGCGGCGGACATTGGAGCGTAGTCAGCGTGTGGAGCAGAGGCAGAAAAGATGGTCTTGGGGAGGACTGTCCACAGactccgatggacgaacag CTCGCAAGTCACCGGCTAGCACTGTGGACGGAGGGGTCCTTAGTCGCCTGCTCACCCCCACCCAGGCCTCACTAGCTAGGAGCAAGAGCGCCGCCGCCCTGTCCGCTGAAGGAACAGATGCTCCAG AGTGTCACCTGTGTCCTCGCTCAGCCTCTGCCACTCCCCTGCACCCACCGCGCGGACCCGTGCGCAGCCGTAGCATTGACCGACAGAAGAGCGGCATGACCACCTCTGTTTCAGCCGATGGAGCCCTCGACCCTTCACTG AAGGACAAGCAGTTAACATCGCCAGCAGGGCAGCGTCCCGCCTCCCCATCCACCACCCTGGGACGCAACCGCTCACCATCCCCAGCCCCCAGTCCAGCTCCAAAGAGGACCCCCTCCCCAGCAGCATCCAA gccAAGTTCCAAGACACGCCCATCCTCACCTGGTGCAATGAAACAACGTCCCCCATCTCCCCAGCCCACATCAACCAAACCCCCACCCATCCAGAAACCAGCTCTTACTCCAACAGGACCCCCTACTTTACGAAAGAGAGACTCCAAGTCCAAGGATTTGTGTCCTGTCCAGGCTCTGTCTCCGCAGTCCTCTGACAACAGCAAGACCAAAGACAAAGATG ACTCGAAGGGCTCGACAGGAACCAACTCGGCCGCTGAGGCAGCCAAGATCCTGGCTGAGAATCGCAGACTGATGCGAgagcaaaaagagaaagaggagctgctcaggatacagaaggaggaagaagacaa GCtgaaaaaggaagaggaagagcgtTTAGCGGAGGAGGCCCGACTGAAacgtgtggaggaggagaagaagcttgcagaggagagaaaagtcatagaagaggaggaggctctGATGGCTGAGGAGGAGCGGGTGAGactggcagaggaggaggcagtgaaACAGGCCGAGCTACAGAAAGAACGAGAGGAGGCTGAGGCCAAGGCTCTGGTGGAGGCGGAGAAAGTACGTCAGGAGAGAGACCGCGTCATGCAGCAGAACCAGCAAGAGCgaatggagagaaagaag AGGATTGAGGAGATAATGAAGAGAACTAGAAAAGGGGACCCTAATGACAAG AGAGATGATGATAAATGCTCACAGGACAATGAGGACAATGAGGACAATGATGACGACGATGTGGACTCAAACTATGAAACAAATG ATATGGATGACATCGCCATGGAGGCCGACAAATATGATGAGTGCGGTCTGTCCTGTGAGCCAGTGAATATAAGAGAGGAGGCCCTGGGCAGGGTGAACGGAAAACCAGAGACTGACGATAAGGAGAACAACAATGGCATAAGCACAGATGAGACCCAGGCAATAAG TCCAGTCCCTAAAGGCCGCCACGTGGAGGGCTCAGAGTTCCTGAACGAGCAGGACTCTGCTAAAGTGGGCTTGATCCCAGGTCGGAACGGTAAATCCAACCAGTGGAGCTTTGAGGAACTGATTGACCTCAACGTCCACTCCAAGACCCCCCTCATCGCGGCGGAGGACTGTAACCAAGTCTTGATCAACTGTGACGGGAGCTCAGATGGGACCAGGGTAGCCTTCGAGGACAAGGGAACCCCCGTCAACCCCCTGCATTCCTCTAATCAACCTATAGAAACCCTTTCAG agatGTGA
- the map7d3 gene encoding MAP7 domain-containing protein 2 isoform X19 codes for MAEGASTLKGLRSQMAAAAQAQAEERRSQTGNSPGPTTNTSAKPQGCRPVLDGASLRIDDRLRVAKERREEAERQQALRESQIMERERKAKLQVERQMEERQKKVEEQRKKEEQKRQAVEEKRKQKQEEEKEHYEAVMRRTLERSQRVEQRQKRWSWGGLSTDSDGRTECHLCPRSASATPLHPPRGPVRSRSIDRQKSGMTTSVSADGALDPSLKDKQLTSPAGQRPASPSTTLGRNRSPSPAPSPAPKRTPSPAASKPSSKTRPSSPGAMKQRPPSPQPTSTKPPPIQKPALTPTGPPTLRKRDSKSKDLCPVQALSPQSSDNSKTKDKDDSKGSTGTNSAAEAAKILAENRRLMREQKEKEELLRIQKEEEDKLKKEEEERLAEEARLKRVEEEKKLAEERKVIEEEEALMAEEERVRLAEEEAVKQAELQKEREEAEAKALVEAEKVRQERDRVMQQNQQERMERKKRIEEIMKRTRKGDPNDKRDDDKCSQDNEDNEDNDDDDVDSNYETNDMDDIAMEADKYDECGLSCEPVNIREEALGRVNGKPETDDKENNNGISTDETQAISPVPKGRHVEGSEFLNEQDSAKVGLIPGRNGKSNQWSFEELIDLNVHSKTPLIAAEDCNQVLINCDGSSDGTRVAFEDKGTPVNPLHSSNQPIETLSEM; via the exons ATGGCGGAGGGCGCTTCGACTCTCAAAGGCTTGCGATCCCAGATGG ctgcagctgcacaggcCCAAGCAGAGGAGCGGCGCAGCCAGACAGGAAATAGTCCAGGACCTACAACTAACACATCAGCTAAACCTCAGGGGTGTAGACCAG tCCTCGACGGTGCTTCTCTTAGAATAGACGACCGACTGCGAGTGGCAAAAGAGAGgcgagaggaggcagagagacaacagG ctTTGCGAGAGTCTCAGATTATGGAGCGGGAGCGTAAAGCCAAGCTGCAAGTGGAGCGTCAGATGGAGGAGCGTCAGAAAAAGGTTGAGGAACAGCGAAAGAAGGAGGAGCAGAAACGACaggctgtggaggagaagaggaagcagaaacaggaagaggaaaag gagcacTACGAGGCAGTGATGCGGCGGACATTGGAGCGTAGTCAGCGTGTGGAGCAGAGGCAGAAAAGATGGTCTTGGGGAGGACTGTCCACAGactccgatggacgaacag AGTGTCACCTGTGTCCTCGCTCAGCCTCTGCCACTCCCCTGCACCCACCGCGCGGACCCGTGCGCAGCCGTAGCATTGACCGACAGAAGAGCGGCATGACCACCTCTGTTTCAGCCGATGGAGCCCTCGACCCTTCACTG AAGGACAAGCAGTTAACATCGCCAGCAGGGCAGCGTCCCGCCTCCCCATCCACCACCCTGGGACGCAACCGCTCACCATCCCCAGCCCCCAGTCCAGCTCCAAAGAGGACCCCCTCCCCAGCAGCATCCAA gccAAGTTCCAAGACACGCCCATCCTCACCTGGTGCAATGAAACAACGTCCCCCATCTCCCCAGCCCACATCAACCAAACCCCCACCCATCCAGAAACCAGCTCTTACTCCAACAGGACCCCCTACTTTACGAAAGAGAGACTCCAAGTCCAAGGATTTGTGTCCTGTCCAGGCTCTGTCTCCGCAGTCCTCTGACAACAGCAAGACCAAAGACAAAGATG ACTCGAAGGGCTCGACAGGAACCAACTCGGCCGCTGAGGCAGCCAAGATCCTGGCTGAGAATCGCAGACTGATGCGAgagcaaaaagagaaagaggagctgctcaggatacagaaggaggaagaagacaa GCtgaaaaaggaagaggaagagcgtTTAGCGGAGGAGGCCCGACTGAAacgtgtggaggaggagaagaagcttgcagaggagagaaaagtcatagaagaggaggaggctctGATGGCTGAGGAGGAGCGGGTGAGactggcagaggaggaggcagtgaaACAGGCCGAGCTACAGAAAGAACGAGAGGAGGCTGAGGCCAAGGCTCTGGTGGAGGCGGAGAAAGTACGTCAGGAGAGAGACCGCGTCATGCAGCAGAACCAGCAAGAGCgaatggagagaaagaag AGGATTGAGGAGATAATGAAGAGAACTAGAAAAGGGGACCCTAATGACAAG AGAGATGATGATAAATGCTCACAGGACAATGAGGACAATGAGGACAATGATGACGACGATGTGGACTCAAACTATGAAACAAATG ATATGGATGACATCGCCATGGAGGCCGACAAATATGATGAGTGCGGTCTGTCCTGTGAGCCAGTGAATATAAGAGAGGAGGCCCTGGGCAGGGTGAACGGAAAACCAGAGACTGACGATAAGGAGAACAACAATGGCATAAGCACAGATGAGACCCAGGCAATAAG TCCAGTCCCTAAAGGCCGCCACGTGGAGGGCTCAGAGTTCCTGAACGAGCAGGACTCTGCTAAAGTGGGCTTGATCCCAGGTCGGAACGGTAAATCCAACCAGTGGAGCTTTGAGGAACTGATTGACCTCAACGTCCACTCCAAGACCCCCCTCATCGCGGCGGAGGACTGTAACCAAGTCTTGATCAACTGTGACGGGAGCTCAGATGGGACCAGGGTAGCCTTCGAGGACAAGGGAACCCCCGTCAACCCCCTGCATTCCTCTAATCAACCTATAGAAACCCTTTCAG agatGTGA
- the map7d3 gene encoding MAP7 domain-containing protein 2 isoform X17: MAEGASTLKGLRSQMAAAAQAQAEERRSQTGNSPGPTTNTSAKPQGCRPVLDGASLRIDDRLRVAKERREEAERQQALRESQIMERERKAKLQVERQMEERQKKVEEQRKKEEQKRQAVEEKRKQKQEEEKEHYEAVMRRTLERSQRVEQRQKRWSWGGLSTDSDGRTVDKRSTSTQNLKQSSEAGISKRLSSSSATLIKSPDKTSATPLHPPRGPVRSRSIDRQKSGMTTSVSADGALDPSLKDKQLTSPAGQRPASPSTTLGRNRSPSPAPSPAPKRTPSPAASKPSSKTRPSSPGAMKQRPPSPQPTSTKPPPIQKPALTPTGPPTLRKRDSKSKDLCPVQALSPQSSDNSKTKDKDDSKGSTGTNSAAEAAKILAENRRLMREQKEKEELLRIQKEEEDKLKKEEEERLAEEARLKRVEEEKKLAEERKVIEEEEALMAEEERVRLAEEEAVKQAELQKEREEAEAKALVEAEKVRQERDRVMQQNQQERMERKKRIEEIMKRTRKGDPNDKRDDDKCSQDNEDNEDNDDDDVDSNYETNDMDDIAMEADKYDECGLSCEPVNIREEALGRVNGKPETDDKENNNGISTDETQAISPVPKGRHVEGSEFLNEQDSAKVGLIPGRNGKSNQWSFEELIDLNVHSKTPLIAAEDCNQVLINCDGSSDGTRVAFEDKGTPVNPLHSSNQPIETLSEM, encoded by the exons ATGGCGGAGGGCGCTTCGACTCTCAAAGGCTTGCGATCCCAGATGG ctgcagctgcacaggcCCAAGCAGAGGAGCGGCGCAGCCAGACAGGAAATAGTCCAGGACCTACAACTAACACATCAGCTAAACCTCAGGGGTGTAGACCAG tCCTCGACGGTGCTTCTCTTAGAATAGACGACCGACTGCGAGTGGCAAAAGAGAGgcgagaggaggcagagagacaacagG ctTTGCGAGAGTCTCAGATTATGGAGCGGGAGCGTAAAGCCAAGCTGCAAGTGGAGCGTCAGATGGAGGAGCGTCAGAAAAAGGTTGAGGAACAGCGAAAGAAGGAGGAGCAGAAACGACaggctgtggaggagaagaggaagcagaaacaggaagaggaaaag gagcacTACGAGGCAGTGATGCGGCGGACATTGGAGCGTAGTCAGCGTGTGGAGCAGAGGCAGAAAAGATGGTCTTGGGGAGGACTGTCCACAGactccgatggacgaacag TGGACAAGCGCTCCACATCCACCCAGAACTTGAAACAGTCGTCCGAGGCTGGCATCAGCAAACGCctatcctcttcctctgccaccCTCATCAAATCTCCCGACAAAA CCTCTGCCACTCCCCTGCACCCACCGCGCGGACCCGTGCGCAGCCGTAGCATTGACCGACAGAAGAGCGGCATGACCACCTCTGTTTCAGCCGATGGAGCCCTCGACCCTTCACTG AAGGACAAGCAGTTAACATCGCCAGCAGGGCAGCGTCCCGCCTCCCCATCCACCACCCTGGGACGCAACCGCTCACCATCCCCAGCCCCCAGTCCAGCTCCAAAGAGGACCCCCTCCCCAGCAGCATCCAA gccAAGTTCCAAGACACGCCCATCCTCACCTGGTGCAATGAAACAACGTCCCCCATCTCCCCAGCCCACATCAACCAAACCCCCACCCATCCAGAAACCAGCTCTTACTCCAACAGGACCCCCTACTTTACGAAAGAGAGACTCCAAGTCCAAGGATTTGTGTCCTGTCCAGGCTCTGTCTCCGCAGTCCTCTGACAACAGCAAGACCAAAGACAAAGATG ACTCGAAGGGCTCGACAGGAACCAACTCGGCCGCTGAGGCAGCCAAGATCCTGGCTGAGAATCGCAGACTGATGCGAgagcaaaaagagaaagaggagctgctcaggatacagaaggaggaagaagacaa GCtgaaaaaggaagaggaagagcgtTTAGCGGAGGAGGCCCGACTGAAacgtgtggaggaggagaagaagcttgcagaggagagaaaagtcatagaagaggaggaggctctGATGGCTGAGGAGGAGCGGGTGAGactggcagaggaggaggcagtgaaACAGGCCGAGCTACAGAAAGAACGAGAGGAGGCTGAGGCCAAGGCTCTGGTGGAGGCGGAGAAAGTACGTCAGGAGAGAGACCGCGTCATGCAGCAGAACCAGCAAGAGCgaatggagagaaagaag AGGATTGAGGAGATAATGAAGAGAACTAGAAAAGGGGACCCTAATGACAAG AGAGATGATGATAAATGCTCACAGGACAATGAGGACAATGAGGACAATGATGACGACGATGTGGACTCAAACTATGAAACAAATG ATATGGATGACATCGCCATGGAGGCCGACAAATATGATGAGTGCGGTCTGTCCTGTGAGCCAGTGAATATAAGAGAGGAGGCCCTGGGCAGGGTGAACGGAAAACCAGAGACTGACGATAAGGAGAACAACAATGGCATAAGCACAGATGAGACCCAGGCAATAAG TCCAGTCCCTAAAGGCCGCCACGTGGAGGGCTCAGAGTTCCTGAACGAGCAGGACTCTGCTAAAGTGGGCTTGATCCCAGGTCGGAACGGTAAATCCAACCAGTGGAGCTTTGAGGAACTGATTGACCTCAACGTCCACTCCAAGACCCCCCTCATCGCGGCGGAGGACTGTAACCAAGTCTTGATCAACTGTGACGGGAGCTCAGATGGGACCAGGGTAGCCTTCGAGGACAAGGGAACCCCCGTCAACCCCCTGCATTCCTCTAATCAACCTATAGAAACCCTTTCAG agatGTGA